A stretch of the Melanotaenia boesemani isolate fMelBoe1 chromosome 24, fMelBoe1.pri, whole genome shotgun sequence genome encodes the following:
- the LOC121635935 gene encoding uncharacterized protein LOC121635935 has product MTSPSRTKSGKIYGPEVSATSPFYKFEQTAKGLFLGQNTAEDEDTEVFSAPMVEVSGPTGPILVYRPWSPSEIMEHAKNLPDPTEDGEKASEEWRAFCREHRPTGLELRKILAKMLTASDLAKIRPHLPPDDTGLKNPNWDDEPNRPYREAITTLCDGIKTVFPNRGSLAALRNLIQGPDERMEAFLHRCETVFTRHSGLERPAGELGNTPGPWERLLCQTIIEGMNRDMLEVVKRQYVGMRHETRLAQLQRQAKHAQDVMDENKKKAESKKEKQMSTALTLFTSQNQPQSNRDRRGRGRGRGRRERGGNQQQRGACYRCDKYGHWKDNCPQRHGPCHRCGQYGHWKDNCPQDNGPTHQKEYQQAD; this is encoded by the coding sequence ATGACCAGCCCTTCACGTACCAAGTCCGGGAAGATCTACGGACCGGAGGTGTCAGCAACCTCCCCTTTCTACAAATTTGAACAGACTGCAAAGGGCCTATTTTTGGGACAAAATACTGCTGAAGATGAAGACACTGAGGTTTTTAGTGCCCCCATGGTGGAAGTATCAGGACCCACCGGCCCCATATTGGTTTATCGCCCTTGGTCCCCCTCTGAAATCATGGAACATGCTAAAAATCTTCCTGACCCCACTGAAGATGGTGAGAAAGCTAGCGAGGAGTGGAGAGCTTTCTGCCGTGAACACCGCCCCACTGGACTTGAACTGAGAAAAATTCTTGCTAAAATGCTCACTGCTAGTGATCTGGCTAAGATCCGTCCCCACCTCCCTCCTGATGACACCGGCCTGAAAAATCCAAACTGGGACGATGAGCCGAACCGACCTTACAGAGAAGCCATCACCACACTCTGTGATGGCATAAAGACTGTGTTCCCTAATCGAGGAAGCCTGGCTGCCCTGAGAAATCTGATACAGGGCCCAGATGAGCGCATGGAGGCTTTTCTACACCGCTGTGAAACTGTTTTCACCAGACACTCTGGCTTGGAGCGCCCTGCAGGAGAACTGGGGAACACTCCAGGACCATGGGAACGCCTTCTCTGTCAGACCATCATTGAAGGTATGAACAGAGATATGTTGGAAGTGGTGAAGAGACAGTATGTGGGGATGAGACATGAGACCAGACTGGCTCAGCTTCAACGTCAAGCAAAACACGCACAAGATGTCatggatgaaaacaagaaaaaagctgaatccaagaaagaaaaacagatgtcaaCAGCCCTGACTCTGTTCACCTCCCAAAATCAGCCACAATCCAATAGAGATaggagaggcagaggaagggGCAGAGGAAGACGAGAGAGGGGCGGCAACCAACAACAGCGTGGGGCATGTTATCGCTGTGACAAATATGGACACTGGAAGGATAACTGCCCACAACGACATGGGCCGTGTCATCGCTGTGGCCAATATGGACACTGGAAGGATAACTGCCCTCAGGATAATGGGCCCACCCACCAGAAGGAATACCAGCAGGCTGACTGA
- the LOC121635275 gene encoding uncharacterized protein LOC121635275 → MSSVLLQQHGSHKRPVAYYSSKLDSVAAGLPGCLRAVAACEKAVLASRDIVGYSELTVFVPHSVSIILLEQKTSHLSAARWLRYTTVLLDMPNITTKRCTSLNPATLLPTAEDGVHHCCETVLSEICTPRPDLSDEPLPNSDLILFCDGSSFRDHSGKNRVGFAVCDEHQVLFSGSLPSQFSAQTAELVALTEACKFAQGKSLTVYTDSRYAFGVVHDFGALWRHRNFLKSDGKPILNSTQVAALLDAILLPSDVAVVKCQAHTKDTSSVARGNALADQAAKQAALSASPHILTSSPLTEEDHSPPCSLQDIQSFSTPEERSVWKANSCTPDSAGYNTARPLACPPAGHTPPNQPFDHLMMDFIELTPAEGKKYCLVMVDMWSKWVEAFPAKHATSSVVAKALVTEIIPRWGIPVKVSSDNGSHFVNAALKEVSGLLGFQLKTHCAYHPQSGGAIERENATLKGKLAKCCEETGLSWPKALPLILMHMRMRKRARTNLSPFEILFGRPPYTGLDPPGLSVSTTYCESNMLAYCQNLSKVLSQVQSVVKEALPRPASDLLHSLVPGDWILVRETRRKHWRSKRWLGPFQVLLVTHTAVKVAERSTWIHASHCRRFQSTPTPADLSTTGQNNP, encoded by the exons ATGTCTTCTGTTCTCCTTCAACAGCACGGCTCTCACAAGCGCCCGGTGGCCTATTACTCTTCCAAGCTCGACTCTGTTGCTGCGGGTCTTCCTGGCTGTCTGAGAGCTGTGGCTGCATGTGAGAAGGCTGTACTTGCATCACGTGACATTGTGGGATACAGTGAGCtaactgtttttgttcctcATTCTGTATCCATCATTTTGCTCGAACAAAAGACTTCTCATCTGTCTGCAGCTAGATGGCTGAGATACACCACAGTTCTTCTCGATATGCCTAACATCACTACGAAACGGTGTACATCACTTAACCCTGCCACTCTTCTTCCTACCGCAGAAGATGGTGTTCATCACTGTTGTGAGACTGTTCTGTCTGAAATCTGCACTCCGAGACCAGATTTATCTGATGAGCCTCTTCCTAACTCTGATCTCATTCTTTTTTGTGATGGCTCCTCCTTCAGAGACCATTCTGGTAAGAACAGAGTGGGTTTTGCTGTCTGTGATGAGCATCAGGTTCTCTTCTCTGGCTCCCTCCCTTCACAATTCTCTGCTCAGACAGCTGAACTTGTTGCTCTCACTGAGGCCTGTAAATTCGCACAAGGTAAGTCCCTGACTGTGTATACCGATTCGCGTTACGCCTTTGGTGTAGTTCATGACTTTGGTGCGTTGTGGCGTCACCGTAATTTTTTGAAATCTGATGGTAAGCCTATTTTGAACTCCACACAGGTTGCGGCTCTCCTTGACGCTATTCTTCTTCCTTCAGATGTCGCTGTAGTGAAATGTCAAGCTCACACTAAAGACACTTCCTCTGTTGCCCGTGGCAACGCCTTGGCCGACCAGGCTGCTAAGCAGGCAGCTCTGTCAGCCTCGCCGCACATTCTCACCTCTTCTCCTCTCACAGAAGAGGATCACTCTCCTCCCTGTTCTCTACAGGACATCCAGTCTTTTTCTACTCCAGAGGAACGCTCTGTCTGGAAGGCTAACTCCTGCACCCCTGATTCTGCAG GCTATAACACCGCCCGCCCTCTTGCCTGCCCTCCAGCTGGTCATACACCACCTAATCAGCCTTTTGATCATTTGATGATGGATTTCATTGAGTTAACACCTGCAGAAGGTAAGAAATATTGTCTAGTTATGGTAGACATGTGGTCAAAGTGGGTTGAAGCTTTTCCAGCAAAGCATGCCACAAGTTCAGTCGTGGCTAAGGCTCTGGTGACCGAAATCATTCCAAGATGGGGGATTCCAGTTAAGGTCTCATCTGACAATGGTTCACACTTTGTAAATGCGGCCCTGAAAGAGGTAAGTGGACTATTGGGGTTCCAGCTTAAGACTCATTGTGCTTATCACCCGCAATCAGGCGGAGCAATTGAAAGAGAGAACGCCACTTTAAAAGGTAAGTTGGCTAAATGTTGTGAAGAAACAGGACTGTCTTGGCCAAAAGCCCTCCCACTCATTCTTATGCACATGAGAATGAGGAAACGTGCCCGGACAAATCTTAGTCCATTTGAGATTCTGTTTGGCAGACCTCCCTACACTGGTCTGGATCCTCCAGGACTCTCCGTGTCTACCACATACTGTGAAAGTAACATGCTTGCTTATTGTCAAAATCTGTCCAAAGTTCTCTCACAGGTGCAGAGTGTGGTGAAAGAGGCCCTGCCACGCCCAGCATCAGATCTGCTTCACTCCTTGGTTCCGGGAGATTGGATCTTGGTTCGAGAGACGAGGAGAAAGCACTGGCGGTCTAAAAGGTGGCTGGGTCccttccaggtcctgttggtcacTCATACAGCCGTGAAGGTCGCTGAAAGGTCCACGTGGATTCACGCGTCCCACTGTAGAAGGTTTCAAAGTACCCCAActccagctgacctctcaaccacagggcagaataatccctga